From Aristaeella lactis, the proteins below share one genomic window:
- a CDS encoding acyl-CoA thioesterase — protein MSRYIHKVHYYETDKMGITHHSNYIRFMEEARMNYLNETGFTMTRLEAEGITSPVVSVTCDYKYPSTYDDEIGIEVRLTQYTGVKFVLSYVMRNIRTGNVVAEATSAHCFIDAEGRPVAVKKTCPDLDGKMKSIMLEA, from the coding sequence ATGAGCAGATATATCCATAAGGTCCATTATTATGAGACAGACAAGATGGGGATCACCCATCACTCCAACTATATCCGCTTCATGGAAGAGGCGCGGATGAACTACCTCAATGAAACAGGCTTTACGATGACCAGGCTGGAGGCGGAGGGCATCACTTCTCCTGTGGTCTCAGTCACCTGCGATTATAAGTATCCGAGCACCTATGACGATGAGATCGGGATCGAGGTCAGGCTGACGCAGTATACCGGGGTCAAGTTTGTGCTTTCCTATGTGATGAGGAATATCCGCACCGGGAATGTGGTGGCGGAAGCGACATCCGCCCACTGCTTTATCGACGCGGAGGGCAGGCCGGTGGCAGTGAAGAAAACCTGCCCGGACCTGGACGGGAAGATGAAAAGTATTATGCTGGAGGCATAA
- a CDS encoding PAS domain-containing protein — protein MLNTEDILSRQISGFHQYRLDGPVHLTYVSLNLCDMTGYAENELLDENRDLYAQLVHPADREQYAGFITELAKGAQNLAAEYRLVKKDGRVIWVRDTVSVRKEEDGTLAGDSVLTDISDLKKENSDLRFLNETIPCGFMKYTCEKQPKITYINQKMIDILRCPPVREGELDYLEMYKGNIFLMVPMEERRRFSKYLNRVYSADAPLAGEMALLRCDGTRAYVSGWVIKTVNEEGVEEFQSACMDITARHQMRKDAETRRYMKALTDVYDKIFEFNLDSNTVKCLHCEDSSSFKMFEDVPMFMEEALDRWILGAVEPESRDRIRGFFRDFSQKKLYEPDAKPPQITYTARCSTGEMRQYRGIFIKVDDSVSYYCCRHIQETGRENDLQTENDELKQKMKDLVMQFSDGIAAFEVSADGMVKPLYASDNVQEFFGYTEEEWLPLTEKYTPIETFVAYSEAAYEDFAELLRTGEAEYTYFDYGTETERKIKAICSPKEAGNSSPRYVMLYQVEDTETDRKKNLPENRTVTIRTFGYFDVFVGDKPIAFRNKKSKELLALLVDRRGGYVTSEEAIGFLWEDEPANTVTMSRYRKVALRLKNTLEEYGISDIVEAVDGKRRIVMEKVQCDLYQYCTGREEYAGLFRGSYLTNYSWGETTLGELSNKPE, from the coding sequence ATGCTGAATACAGAGGACATCCTCAGCCGGCAGATCAGCGGTTTCCATCAGTACAGGCTGGACGGGCCGGTTCATCTGACTTATGTGAGCCTGAATCTTTGCGATATGACGGGATATGCGGAAAACGAACTGCTTGATGAGAACAGGGACCTTTACGCGCAGCTTGTGCACCCGGCTGACCGGGAGCAGTATGCCGGGTTCATCACGGAACTGGCGAAAGGGGCGCAGAACCTGGCCGCGGAATACCGCCTTGTGAAAAAGGACGGCCGGGTTATCTGGGTGCGGGATACGGTTTCCGTCCGGAAAGAGGAGGACGGCACGCTGGCCGGCGACTCCGTGTTAACGGATATCAGTGACCTGAAAAAGGAAAACAGCGACCTGCGGTTCCTGAACGAGACCATCCCCTGCGGGTTTATGAAATATACCTGTGAAAAACAGCCGAAGATCACCTATATCAACCAGAAAATGATCGATATCCTGCGCTGTCCTCCTGTCCGCGAGGGCGAACTGGATTACCTGGAAATGTATAAGGGGAATATCTTCCTGATGGTTCCGATGGAGGAACGCCGCAGGTTTTCCAAATACCTGAACCGGGTCTATTCCGCGGACGCGCCTCTTGCCGGGGAGATGGCGCTCCTTCGCTGCGACGGGACCAGGGCCTATGTGTCCGGCTGGGTCATCAAGACTGTCAATGAGGAAGGCGTGGAGGAATTCCAGAGCGCCTGTATGGATATCACCGCCCGGCACCAGATGCGGAAGGATGCTGAGACCCGGCGGTACATGAAGGCCCTGACCGACGTCTATGACAAGATCTTTGAATTCAACCTGGACTCCAATACGGTGAAGTGCCTGCACTGCGAAGACAGCTCCTCCTTCAAGATGTTTGAGGATGTCCCCATGTTTATGGAAGAGGCGCTGGACAGGTGGATCCTGGGCGCGGTGGAGCCGGAATCCCGGGACCGCATCCGCGGGTTTTTCCGGGATTTCAGCCAGAAGAAACTTTACGAGCCGGACGCGAAGCCGCCGCAGATCACCTATACAGCGCGCTGCTCTACCGGCGAGATGAGGCAGTATCGGGGCATCTTTATCAAGGTGGATGACTCGGTCAGCTATTACTGCTGCCGCCATATCCAGGAAACCGGCCGGGAGAACGACCTGCAGACGGAAAACGATGAGCTGAAGCAGAAAATGAAGGATCTGGTCATGCAGTTTTCCGACGGCATCGCCGCCTTTGAGGTTTCGGCGGACGGCATGGTTAAGCCGCTGTATGCCAGCGATAACGTGCAGGAGTTCTTCGGCTATACGGAAGAGGAATGGCTTCCCCTGACCGAAAAGTACACGCCCATTGAAACCTTTGTGGCTTACAGCGAGGCGGCGTACGAAGATTTTGCCGAGCTGCTGAGAACCGGCGAGGCGGAGTATACCTATTTCGACTACGGTACGGAAACGGAACGGAAGATCAAGGCGATCTGCTCCCCGAAGGAAGCCGGAAACAGCTCCCCGCGGTATGTTATGCTGTACCAGGTTGAGGATACGGAAACGGACAGGAAAAAGAACCTGCCGGAGAACCGCACAGTGACGATCCGAACCTTCGGCTACTTTGACGTGTTTGTCGGGGATAAGCCCATCGCGTTCCGGAATAAAAAATCCAAGGAACTGCTGGCGCTGCTGGTGGACCGCAGGGGGGGCTATGTCACTTCGGAGGAAGCCATCGGCTTCCTGTGGGAGGATGAACCGGCCAATACGGTGACCATGTCCAGGTACCGCAAGGTGGCCCTTCGCCTGAAAAACACCCTGGAGGAATACGGCATTTCGGATATCGTTGAGGCGGTGGACGGAAAGCGCCGCATCGTGATGGAAAAGGTCCAGTGTGACCTATACCAGTACTGCACCGGCAGGGAGGAATATGCCGGCCTGTTCAGGGGCAGCTATCTGACGAATTACAGCTGGGGCGAAACCACCCTCGGCGAACTATCGAATAAACCGGAGTAA
- a CDS encoding AMP-binding protein translates to MSIYREFCHEITDENGMLKKITLDYPEDFNFGYDVVDRVAGETPDKRAIVWCNAEGEEHIFTFSDIRRCSNRIANVFRAAGIGRGNRVMLILKRHYEYWFAAVALHKIGAVMIPVTHMLTVSDLEYRLKASGVRAIVCTAQSNVPGKVKEALAQAGLTARLWCVQGNAEGFENLTEAMQTAPEDLERISTKAADPMILYFTSGTTGYPKGVIHSYTYPLAHIVTARYWQQAEDNGLHFTVAETGWAKASWGKIYGQWLVGSAVMVYDFDSFDPKQLTQIINKYGVTSFCAPPTVYRYLVRKGIPDMPTLKHASTAGEMLAPEVFRKFTERTGLELCEGYGQTETTLLLANFRGMPAAEGSMGVPSPFYHIELRNRQGKPAGVNETGEVVIVPEEPGRQTGVFMAYLDNEKQYEYVWRGGVYHTGDAASMDENGRYWFRGRFDDIIKTGGYRVGPYEVENVLLEHPAVAECSVFGVPDPLRGQAIKAVIVPGQEYPPSRELEHEIKEFCNLRLAEYKWIRLIEFAQEMPKTISGKIRKNIMRKQACAR, encoded by the coding sequence ATGAGTATCTACAGGGAATTCTGCCACGAGATTACCGATGAAAACGGGATGCTGAAGAAGATCACCCTGGATTATCCGGAGGATTTCAACTTCGGGTATGACGTGGTCGACCGGGTGGCAGGCGAAACCCCGGACAAAAGAGCAATCGTATGGTGCAACGCGGAAGGCGAAGAACATATCTTTACCTTCTCGGATATCAGACGCTGCAGCAACCGGATCGCGAACGTGTTCCGGGCCGCGGGCATCGGGCGCGGGAACCGGGTGATGCTGATCCTGAAGCGCCACTATGAATACTGGTTCGCGGCGGTGGCACTGCACAAGATCGGCGCGGTGATGATTCCCGTGACCCATATGCTGACCGTCAGCGACCTGGAATACCGCCTGAAGGCATCCGGGGTCAGGGCGATCGTGTGTACAGCGCAGAGCAATGTACCCGGAAAAGTGAAGGAAGCGCTGGCACAGGCAGGGCTTACGGCCCGACTCTGGTGCGTGCAGGGGAACGCGGAGGGCTTTGAAAACCTGACGGAAGCGATGCAGACGGCGCCTGAAGACCTGGAGCGGATCTCCACCAAAGCGGCTGATCCGATGATCCTGTATTTCACATCCGGCACCACCGGCTATCCCAAAGGCGTGATCCACTCCTATACCTATCCGCTGGCGCATATTGTGACAGCCCGGTACTGGCAGCAGGCGGAGGATAACGGACTTCACTTTACCGTTGCGGAAACCGGCTGGGCCAAGGCATCCTGGGGAAAGATCTACGGGCAGTGGCTGGTGGGCAGCGCTGTCATGGTCTATGACTTTGACAGCTTTGATCCGAAACAGCTGACCCAGATCATCAACAAATACGGCGTCACCTCTTTCTGCGCGCCGCCGACGGTTTACCGCTACCTGGTCCGGAAGGGGATTCCGGACATGCCGACGCTGAAGCACGCGTCCACGGCGGGTGAGATGCTGGCGCCTGAAGTGTTCCGGAAGTTTACGGAGCGCACGGGGCTGGAACTGTGTGAAGGGTACGGCCAGACGGAGACGACCCTGCTGCTTGCCAATTTCAGGGGAATGCCTGCCGCGGAAGGTTCCATGGGCGTGCCGTCTCCTTTCTATCACATCGAACTGCGCAACCGCCAGGGGAAGCCCGCGGGAGTGAACGAGACCGGGGAGGTTGTCATCGTTCCGGAGGAGCCCGGCAGGCAGACCGGCGTGTTCATGGCTTACCTGGACAATGAAAAGCAGTATGAATATGTGTGGCGCGGCGGCGTTTATCATACGGGAGACGCGGCCAGCATGGACGAAAACGGGCGATACTGGTTCCGGGGACGTTTTGACGATATCATCAAGACCGGCGGTTACCGCGTAGGCCCCTATGAGGTGGAGAACGTGCTGCTGGAGCATCCCGCTGTTGCTGAGTGCAGCGTGTTCGGGGTGCCGGACCCGCTCAGGGGCCAGGCGATCAAAGCGGTGATCGTTCCCGGACAGGAATACCCGCCCTCCAGGGAACTGGAGCATGAGATCAAGGAATTCTGCAACCTGCGGCTGGCCGAGTACAAGTGGATCCGCCTGATCGAATTCGCGCAGGAAATGCCGAAGACCATCAGCGGGAAAATCCGGAAGAATATCATGCGGAAGCAGGCCTGCGCGCGCTGA
- a CDS encoding acetyl-CoA carboxylase carboxyltransferase subunit alpha, whose protein sequence is MSESAYKRVRIARNNGRPMGQDYIRNIFREFTEFHGDRRYADDPAVIGGIARLDGVPVTVIAIEKGHTAKERTCRNFGAPNPEGYRKALRLMEQAEKFGRPVICFIDTSGAFCGIGAEERGQGQAIAENLMRMSTLCVPIISILIGEGGSGGALALAVADRVWMLQNAVYSVISPEGCASILWKDPEKAETAAESLKLTAEDARSLGVIERILSEKEIGSKAFYDRIRDLLKEETEILAKDADLVGKRYERFRRIGTGAVMKESV, encoded by the coding sequence ATGAGCGAGTCAGCATATAAGCGGGTCAGGATCGCCCGCAATAACGGCAGGCCGATGGGGCAGGATTACATCCGGAACATATTCAGGGAATTTACGGAATTCCACGGCGACCGGCGGTATGCGGACGATCCGGCTGTGATCGGCGGGATTGCCAGGCTGGATGGCGTTCCGGTAACGGTGATCGCCATTGAAAAAGGGCATACCGCAAAGGAACGTACCTGCCGGAATTTCGGCGCGCCGAATCCGGAAGGCTACCGCAAAGCCCTGCGGCTGATGGAGCAGGCTGAGAAGTTCGGAAGGCCGGTGATCTGCTTTATCGACACATCCGGCGCTTTCTGCGGGATCGGCGCGGAGGAACGGGGACAGGGACAGGCCATCGCCGAAAACCTGATGAGGATGTCCACGCTGTGCGTTCCGATCATTTCCATCCTGATCGGCGAGGGAGGCAGCGGCGGAGCCCTGGCCCTGGCAGTGGCCGACCGGGTGTGGATGCTGCAGAACGCGGTCTATTCGGTAATCTCTCCGGAAGGCTGCGCCAGCATTCTCTGGAAGGATCCGGAAAAGGCGGAAACCGCGGCGGAAAGCCTGAAACTGACCGCGGAGGACGCCCGGAGCCTGGGCGTGATCGAACGCATCCTTTCCGAAAAGGAGATCGGAAGCAAAGCATTCTATGACAGGATCCGTGATCTCCTGAAGGAGGAAACGGAAATCCTCGCGAAGGATGCCGACCTGGTTGGGAAACGCTATGAACGGTTCCGCAGGATCGGCACCGGTGCGGTCATGAAGGAGTCAGTATGA
- the accD gene encoding acetyl-CoA carboxylase, carboxyltransferase subunit beta — MLNFMKPMNQLEEGGRTAAPVQRDDGEPEKKCPNCRKEIPLSRLWANDLVCPCGYHFRMKARQRIQMIADRGSFRELFSGMKSDNPLNFPGYSEKIETVRVASGEQEAVVCGTAAIGKQPCCLFVMESYFMMGSMGSAVGEKITSLFEYAVRFRLPVVGFSVSGGARMQEGLLSLMQMAKTSAAVKRHSDAGLLYIAVLTDPTTGGVTASFAMEADIILAEPGATVGFAGARVIEQTTKKPLPEGFQTAEFLLEHGFVDSIVPRPGQKKYLAGILKMHDGRTA; from the coding sequence ATGCTGAATTTTATGAAACCCATGAATCAGCTGGAGGAGGGCGGACGCACTGCCGCGCCTGTCCAGCGTGATGACGGGGAGCCTGAAAAGAAGTGCCCGAACTGCCGTAAGGAAATCCCCCTGAGCCGCCTGTGGGCCAATGACCTGGTCTGTCCCTGCGGATATCATTTCCGGATGAAGGCACGCCAGCGCATCCAGATGATCGCCGACCGGGGCAGCTTCCGGGAACTGTTTTCCGGAATGAAATCGGATAATCCGCTGAATTTCCCCGGATACAGCGAAAAGATCGAAACAGTCCGGGTGGCCAGCGGGGAACAGGAAGCGGTTGTGTGCGGCACAGCGGCCATCGGGAAGCAGCCGTGCTGCCTGTTTGTCATGGAATCCTATTTTATGATGGGCAGCATGGGCAGCGCGGTGGGGGAAAAGATCACCTCGCTATTTGAGTATGCCGTCCGGTTCCGCCTGCCGGTGGTGGGCTTTAGCGTATCAGGAGGAGCCCGGATGCAGGAAGGGCTTCTGTCCCTGATGCAGATGGCCAAGACCAGCGCGGCGGTGAAGAGGCACAGCGACGCGGGACTCCTGTATATCGCGGTGCTGACGGATCCCACAACGGGCGGAGTTACGGCCAGCTTTGCCATGGAGGCGGATATCATCCTGGCGGAGCCCGGCGCGACGGTGGGTTTTGCCGGGGCGCGGGTGATCGAGCAGACCACGAAAAAACCGCTGCCGGAGGGGTTCCAGACGGCGGAATTCCTGCTGGAACATGGCTTCGTGGACAGCATTGTTCCGCGGCCGGGACAGAAGAAATACCTGGCCGGGATCCTGAAGATGCATGACGGGAGGACGGCCTGA
- a CDS encoding acetyl-CoA carboxylase biotin carboxylase subunit, whose product MFSKILIANRGEIAVRIIRACKEMGVATVAVYSEEDRNALHVALADQSYCIGGAEASGSYLNENQIISVAILAGAQAIHPGYGFLSENAHFARLCRKNGLVFIGPDPENMERLSDKAVLKELIRETGLSVIPGTKAVASAEEAKKAAAKIGYPVMLKACAGGGGRGIRLIHTEDELEDAYMQATAEAVSAFGDGSVYLEKYIFPARHVELQILADEHGNAVCLGDRDCSLQRRNQKLLEETPSPAVSDEQRRQITELAVDAVKKIGYVGAGTLEFLLDGDGKFWFMEMNVRLQVEHCVTEMLTGIDIVKWQIRIAAGIPLNFTQEEIRMTGSAVECRINAGSCGRLKMLHVPGGPSVRFDTCLVEGTAVSPYYDSLLGKLVVFARTREETLRKMRAALCELVIEGIQTNIVEQLRIVEDERFISGRYDLSFMGNR is encoded by the coding sequence ATGTTTTCAAAGATACTCATTGCCAACCGGGGAGAGATCGCTGTCCGCATCATCCGGGCCTGCAAGGAAATGGGCGTGGCCACAGTGGCGGTCTATTCAGAGGAGGACAGGAATGCCCTGCATGTGGCGCTGGCGGACCAGAGCTACTGCATCGGCGGCGCGGAGGCGTCCGGCAGTTACCTGAATGAAAACCAGATTATTTCTGTTGCCATCCTGGCGGGAGCCCAGGCGATCCACCCGGGCTATGGCTTCCTCTCGGAAAACGCGCATTTTGCCAGGCTTTGCAGGAAAAACGGGCTGGTCTTTATCGGCCCCGATCCCGAGAACATGGAACGTCTCAGCGACAAGGCGGTGCTGAAGGAACTGATCCGGGAGACGGGCCTTTCGGTAATCCCCGGTACCAAAGCCGTGGCATCCGCGGAGGAAGCGAAGAAGGCGGCGGCAAAGATCGGCTATCCTGTGATGCTGAAGGCCTGCGCGGGCGGCGGCGGCCGGGGGATCCGGCTGATCCACACGGAGGATGAACTGGAAGACGCCTACATGCAGGCGACCGCGGAAGCGGTCAGCGCCTTCGGGGACGGCAGCGTTTACCTGGAGAAATATATCTTCCCGGCCAGGCATGTGGAGCTCCAGATCCTGGCGGATGAGCACGGGAACGCGGTATGCCTGGGGGACCGGGACTGCTCTCTGCAGCGGCGGAATCAGAAACTGCTTGAAGAAACCCCTTCACCCGCGGTGAGTGATGAACAGCGCCGGCAGATCACGGAGCTGGCGGTGGACGCGGTGAAGAAGATCGGGTATGTGGGGGCAGGGACGCTGGAATTCCTGCTGGACGGGGACGGGAAGTTCTGGTTTATGGAGATGAACGTCCGCCTGCAGGTGGAACATTGCGTGACCGAAATGCTGACAGGCATCGATATTGTGAAATGGCAGATCCGGATCGCGGCGGGAATCCCGCTGAATTTTACGCAGGAGGAGATCCGGATGACCGGATCCGCTGTGGAATGCCGGATCAACGCGGGAAGCTGCGGACGGCTGAAAATGCTCCATGTACCGGGAGGCCCCTCGGTACGCTTTGATACCTGCCTGGTGGAGGGAACGGCGGTATCCCCGTATTACGATTCGCTGCTGGGGAAACTGGTGGTTTTCGCCAGGACCCGGGAGGAAACCCTGCGCAAAATGCGGGCAGCCCTTTGCGAACTGGTTATTGAGGGAATCCAGACCAATATTGTGGAACAGCTTCGGATTGTGGAGGATGAGCGTTTTATCTCCGGCAGGTATGATCTGTCATTTATGGGAAACAGGTGA
- the fabZ gene encoding 3-hydroxyacyl-ACP dehydratase FabZ codes for MNRDEIMRVLPHREPMLLLDDVEEQDGESVGHYAVRGDEFFLKGHFPGNPIVPGVILCEILAQSACVLLKDVMKEGELTVYTGLNNVKFRSPVKPGDRVETRCRIKRVKHPFYFAEGRVTVDGRLCVSAEFSVAITGA; via the coding sequence GTGAACAGAGACGAGATCATGCGGGTCCTGCCGCACAGGGAGCCGATGCTGCTCCTGGACGACGTGGAGGAACAGGACGGCGAATCAGTCGGGCATTACGCTGTGCGCGGGGATGAGTTTTTCCTGAAGGGGCATTTTCCGGGCAATCCGATCGTTCCCGGGGTGATCCTGTGCGAGATCCTGGCCCAGTCCGCCTGCGTGCTGCTTAAGGACGTGATGAAGGAAGGGGAGCTGACGGTCTACACAGGCCTCAACAACGTAAAGTTCCGTTCCCCTGTGAAGCCGGGGGACCGGGTGGAAACCCGCTGCCGCATCAAAAGGGTCAAGCATCCCTTTTACTTTGCGGAGGGCAGGGTCACTGTGGACGGCAGGCTCTGCGTGTCCGCTGAGTTCTCCGTAGCGATTACAGGAGCGTAA
- the accB gene encoding acetyl-CoA carboxylase biotin carboxyl carrier protein — translation MKETDIRKYAGLMKELGLTGLELTDGNGTVRLERAVPAQAEKTVYAVPETSSAPVQAAENRDYISVKSPIVGVFYAAPAEKAESFVKAGDSVNKGQTLCIIEAMKLMNEIVAEEDGVISEVCVTNGQVVEYGTELFRIRR, via the coding sequence ATGAAGGAAACAGATATTCGCAAATACGCGGGGCTGATGAAGGAACTGGGCCTGACCGGCCTGGAACTGACGGATGGGAACGGCACGGTCCGCCTGGAACGGGCGGTTCCGGCACAGGCGGAAAAAACCGTATACGCTGTTCCGGAGACGTCTTCCGCACCGGTACAGGCCGCTGAAAACAGGGACTATATCAGCGTAAAATCCCCGATCGTCGGCGTGTTCTATGCCGCGCCGGCGGAGAAGGCGGAATCCTTTGTGAAAGCGGGGGATTCGGTGAATAAGGGACAGACGCTCTGTATTATCGAAGCCATGAAGCTGATGAACGAGATCGTTGCCGAGGAAGACGGCGTGATCTCGGAAGTCTGCGTGACCAACGGGCAGGTTGTGGAATACGGAACAGAGCTGTTCCGGATCAGGAGATAA
- the fabF gene encoding beta-ketoacyl-ACP synthase II — protein MSEYRRVVVTGIGAVTPLGNSAADTWEGMKNGKNGIGPITLFDTENFKAKLAAEVRNFDPKEYLEVKEILRTDRYAQFAVAAAKQAAYESGIEGTVEPERFAVIFGTGIGGISTFEKEHSTLLEKGPRRVSPLMVPMMIGNMAAGLIAIRHDCRNSVMPAVTACASGSNAIGEAMHLIRHGYADAAITGGAEAAIIPSAIAGFANMQALSVSQDPDEASLPFDKRRGGFVMGEGAAALILEEYGHAKKRGARIYGEVCGYGSTCDAYHITAPHPEARGGARAMEDAMKEADYSEKDMVYINAHGTGTPMNDVIETLAIKKALGEEGAKKALVSSTKSMTGHMLGAAGAVEALACLLALDEGIIPPTINLKEQDEACDLNCTPNRAVKADITLALSNSLGFGGHNACLAFRKV, from the coding sequence ATGAGCGAATACAGAAGAGTCGTTGTGACCGGGATCGGCGCGGTGACCCCGTTGGGGAACAGCGCGGCGGACACCTGGGAAGGCATGAAAAACGGGAAGAACGGCATCGGGCCGATCACCCTGTTTGATACGGAGAATTTCAAGGCGAAGCTGGCGGCGGAAGTCAGGAACTTCGATCCGAAGGAATACCTGGAAGTAAAGGAGATCCTCCGCACGGACCGCTACGCGCAGTTCGCGGTGGCCGCGGCGAAGCAGGCGGCTTATGAAAGCGGCATCGAAGGGACGGTTGAGCCGGAACGCTTCGCCGTCATTTTCGGTACGGGTATCGGCGGGATCAGCACCTTTGAAAAGGAACACAGCACGCTGCTGGAGAAAGGCCCACGCCGGGTTTCTCCGCTGATGGTTCCGATGATGATCGGGAACATGGCGGCCGGACTGATCGCCATCCGGCATGACTGCCGGAACTCCGTCATGCCGGCGGTAACAGCCTGTGCTTCCGGTTCCAATGCCATCGGGGAAGCCATGCACCTGATCCGCCACGGATACGCGGACGCGGCGATCACCGGCGGCGCGGAAGCCGCGATCATTCCTTCTGCCATCGCCGGCTTTGCCAATATGCAGGCTTTGTCTGTCTCACAGGATCCGGATGAAGCCTCACTTCCTTTTGATAAACGCAGGGGCGGTTTCGTCATGGGAGAAGGCGCTGCGGCGCTCATCCTGGAGGAATACGGCCACGCGAAAAAACGCGGAGCCAGGATCTACGGCGAGGTATGCGGCTACGGCTCCACCTGTGACGCGTATCACATCACCGCGCCCCATCCGGAAGCCCGCGGCGGCGCCCGGGCCATGGAGGATGCCATGAAGGAAGCGGATTACTCGGAAAAGGACATGGTCTATATCAATGCCCACGGTACCGGCACGCCGATGAACGATGTGATCGAGACCCTGGCGATCAAAAAAGCGCTTGGGGAAGAGGGCGCGAAGAAAGCCCTGGTCAGCTCCACCAAGTCCATGACCGGTCATATGCTGGGCGCGGCGGGAGCTGTGGAAGCCCTGGCCTGCCTGCTGGCGCTGGATGAAGGCATCATTCCGCCCACGATCAACCTGAAAGAACAGGATGAGGCCTGTGACCTGAACTGCACGCCGAATCGTGCGGTGAAAGCGGATATTACCCTGGCGCTTTCCAATTCCCTGGGCTTTGGCGGTCACAACGCGTGCCTTGCTTTCAGAAAGGTGTAA
- a CDS encoding 3-oxoacyl-ACP reductase family protein, which yields MLKEKTAIVTGGSRGIGKAIALKLASMGADIAVIYAGNTDAAEAVSRQCREEYGVNAKAYRCDVADYATVKENVAQIKADFGTAHILVNNAGITRDGLLAMMKEEDYDAVLDTNLKGAFNMIRHCAGLFIRNREGCVINITSVAGIMGNAGQCNYAASKAGLIGLTKSVARELAPKGIRCNAIAPGFIATDMTESQAENPLLEKIPLGRMGKAEDVADAAAFLACAEYVTGEVLRVDGGIAM from the coding sequence ATGTTAAAGGAAAAAACAGCGATCGTGACCGGCGGTTCCCGGGGGATCGGCAAAGCCATCGCGCTGAAACTGGCCTCCATGGGAGCGGATATCGCCGTTATTTACGCGGGAAACACGGATGCGGCGGAAGCTGTCAGCCGGCAGTGCCGGGAGGAATACGGCGTAAACGCGAAGGCTTACCGGTGTGACGTGGCGGATTATGCCACTGTAAAAGAAAACGTGGCACAGATCAAAGCAGATTTCGGAACGGCGCATATCCTGGTGAACAACGCGGGGATCACCCGGGACGGGCTGCTGGCCATGATGAAGGAAGAGGATTATGACGCCGTCCTGGATACCAACCTCAAGGGCGCTTTCAACATGATCCGCCACTGTGCCGGCCTGTTTATCCGGAACCGGGAGGGCTGCGTGATCAATATCACTTCTGTGGCGGGGATCATGGGCAACGCGGGACAATGCAATTATGCCGCGTCCAAGGCGGGCCTGATCGGCCTGACGAAATCCGTCGCCAGGGAACTGGCACCGAAGGGGATTCGCTGCAACGCCATTGCCCCGGGGTTTATCGCGACGGACATGACAGAAAGCCAGGCGGAGAATCCGCTGCTGGAGAAGATCCCGCTGGGCCGGATGGGCAAGGCGGAAGACGTGGCCGACGCGGCGGCGTTCCTGGCATGCGCTGAATATGTGACGGGCGAAGTCCTCCGGGTTGACGGCGGAATCGCGATGTAA